The genomic interval CTGATCGATTCGTATTTCCTTGTGGTGAAGTTGATCAGCAGCCCCACCACCATCATCGCCAGCGAGAACCAGAGCGCATAGTAGGGATCGGTCTTGTGCGGGCTGTAATTGATGAAGACGAAACCACGCATCTGATCGATGATATGGAACAGCGGGTTCCACAGGAACCATGCGATGAAGGCATTGGGGATCAGGTTGGCGACGAACATCTTGCCCGAGCCGAACATATTGATCCGCTGGAAGATCGTGGTCAGCAGCTTCGATCCGCGCGGGCTCCACGGGCGGATGCCCAGAAAGATCAGCCCCATGCACATGCCCGAAAACCAGGCCATCAGATACATGGCCAGCACCCCCGGCCAGCTTTCGATGCTGACCGGCGAGACCAACACGTGATAAAGCCACAGGATCGCGATGTAACTGATCGTCTGGCGATACAGCACCGCCAGCGCGGATGAGGCGATCAGGATCGCCGGGCTCAGTGGCTGATGCTTGTTCAGTGCGCCGCTGATGGAATGGCTGCCCGAGACCGCACCCGCCGTCTGCACATGGACCATGAACAGGAAGATCCCGCTCATCATATACAGCATGAAATCGCCGCGAATGGGCGAGTTTCGGATGCCAATGATGAAATAGATCAGCAGGAAGGCCATCAGGAAAATGGCCGTTTGCAGGATCGTCAGCAACAGACCGACAATCGGATTGCGATGCTCTGTTCGCAAATTATAGACGGTTTGGTGATAGATCAGCGACAGCGTGGCGCCGGCGGCCTGAACAAAATTCCGATTTTGGCGTTGATCGAACAAATGCCACGGCTCCGTGCGGGTTTCGCGGTCGGGTTCTTGCCGTCGCCGCTTTGCCCTAGCATAAAAGACCGAAATCTGTGCGACAATCGCGGTGATGCGACCTGGGGCCTG from Paracoccus fistulariae carries:
- a CDS encoding ABC transporter permease; the encoded protein is MFDQRQNRNFVQAAGATLSLIYHQTVYNLRTEHRNPIVGLLLTILQTAIFLMAFLLIYFIIGIRNSPIRGDFMLYMMSGIFLFMVHVQTAGAVSGSHSISGALNKHQPLSPAILIASSALAVLYRQTISYIAILWLYHVLVSPVSIESWPGVLAMYLMAWFSGMCMGLIFLGIRPWSPRGSKLLTTIFQRINMFGSGKMFVANLIPNAFIAWFLWNPLFHIIDQMRGFVFINYSPHKTDPYYALWFSLAMMVVGLLINFTTRKYESISWTASE